The Gemmatimonadales bacterium genome has a segment encoding these proteins:
- a CDS encoding CDP-alcohol phosphatidyltransferase family protein: protein MRPQSALALKGASVEEWTDVHFFRPVGIHIARALAPTRVTADQVTVAGLVVGLVAGHLLYYPRVWINLAGVALFVASDFFDSADGQLARLRGTSTRLGRVLDGLSDTARFLNLYVHLFARLVIVQGWGWPALVLVGVAIWSHSLQGAAVDFVKNAFLDLGPGGGGETDLPEDLPGGEPGDGWARAARRLYRAYVRRQVMMFPVTYRTLQSVRRAGRGAAFAGRWAGRQAPLLPVLTLIATNIRFALLAAAVLARHVAWFLWTTAVPMNLVMIAVIFVHERNAAALERVRPDGAAEPTVAD from the coding sequence TTGAGGCCGCAGAGCGCGCTGGCGCTTAAGGGAGCCTCGGTCGAGGAGTGGACCGACGTCCACTTCTTCCGGCCGGTCGGCATCCACATCGCCCGGGCGCTGGCGCCGACCCGCGTCACGGCCGACCAGGTCACGGTGGCCGGCCTGGTCGTCGGCCTGGTGGCCGGGCACCTGCTGTACTACCCCCGCGTGTGGATCAACCTGGCGGGCGTCGCGCTGTTCGTCGCCTCGGACTTCTTCGACAGCGCCGACGGACAGCTGGCGCGGCTCCGGGGCACGTCCACCCGCCTCGGCCGGGTGCTCGACGGCCTGTCCGACACCGCGCGGTTCCTCAACCTGTACGTGCACCTGTTCGCCCGGCTCGTGATCGTCCAGGGCTGGGGCTGGCCGGCGCTGGTGCTGGTCGGGGTCGCGATCTGGAGCCACTCCCTCCAGGGCGCGGCGGTGGACTTCGTCAAGAACGCGTTCCTCGACCTGGGTCCCGGTGGCGGCGGCGAGACCGATCTCCCCGAGGACCTGCCGGGGGGGGAGCCTGGGGACGGTTGGGCGCGCGCCGCGCGCCGCCTGTACCGCGCCTACGTGCGCCGCCAGGTGATGATGTTCCCCGTCACCTACCGGACGCTGCAGTCCGTCCGCCGCGCGGGCCGCGGGGCAGCGTTCGCCGGCCGCTGGGCCGGTCGCCAGGCGCCGCTGCTGCCCGTGCTCACGCTGATCGCCACCAACATCCGGTTCGCGCTCCTGGCCGCGGCCGTGCTCGCCCGCCACGTGGCCTGGTTCCTGTGGACGACCGCCGTGCCGATGAACCTGGTGATGATCGCCGTCATCTTCGTCCACGAGCGCAACGCCGCGGCCCTGGAGCGGGTGCGGCCGGACGGAGCCGCGGAGCCCACCGTTGCGGACTGA